One genomic window of Monodelphis domestica isolate mMonDom1 chromosome 1, mMonDom1.pri, whole genome shotgun sequence includes the following:
- the LOC107651243 gene encoding probable E3 ubiquitin-protein ligase TRIML1 yields the protein MSVQIIKSNFYIPRLPRDVGGQARCGQHQAVQKLFCEDDFSPLCVSCLLSQEHEGHRVYPLEESAETCKGQLQKALSQAWAKAREAHMLLEQERERRLRCRREAATLKWVILPEYIKTHLVCTEDQQQDLLDKEKRRNVKRLWTSEARISKYVQSLRKLIEELDKTLEQPLVEMLLAGRSTLERSRELLLRCPEPVALRWTLCGTTGMRELLLAFQSHIILDPGTAHSNLSISGDLKSMRLASHWWDLLDNQQEEVECLLCVLGAQSFTSGSHYWEVEVGNKTEWEVSICTGPGNNHPWGCALPLLLGIFLQYERVHLSFYNVTQGCLIYAFPLVTFQGPLRPFFSLGLLQEENQPSPLTICPLSPHP from the exons ATGAGTGTACAGATCATAAAGTCAAATTTCTATATTCCCAGACTTCCCAGAGATGTGGGTGGCCAGGCCAGGTGTGGCCAACACCAAGCCGTTCAGAAGCTGTTCTGTGAAGATGATTTCAGCCCACTCTGTGTCTCCTGCTTACTCTCTCAAGAACACGAAGGTCATCGTGTGTATCCTCTGGAAGAGTCCGCGGAGACCTGCAAGGGACAGCTGCAGAAAGCCCTTAGCCAGGCCTGGGCCAAGGCGAGAGAAGCTCACATGTTGCTGgagcaggagagagaaaggaggctgAGGTGCCGGAGGGAGGCTGCCACTCTGAAGTGGGTCATCTTGCCAGAATATATCAAGACCCACCTTGTTTGTACAGAGGACCAACAACAGGATCTCCTggacaaggaaaagagaaggaatgtgAAGAGATTATGGACCAGTGAGGCCAGAATCTCCAAGTATGTCCAAAGCCTCAGGAAGCTGATTGAGGAGCTGGACAAGACTTTGGAGCAGCCCCTGGTGGAGATGCTCCTGGCTGGGAGGAGCACTTTGGAAAGGAGTCGGGAGCTGCTGCTTCGGTGTCCAGAGCCTGTTGCCCTACGCTGGACTCTGTGTGGAACCACTGGAATGAGGGAGCTCCTACTGGCCTTCCAGAGCCACATCATTCTGGATCCGGGAACAGCCCATTCCAATCTCAGCATCTCTGGAGATCTGAAGAGCATGAGGCTTGCTAGCCATTGGTGGGACCTACTGGACAACCAGCAAGAAGAGGTGGAGTGTCTTCTTTGTGTGCTGGGTGCTCAAAGCTTCACCTCAGGGAGCCATTATTGGGAGGTGGAGGTAGGAAACAAGACAGAGTGGGAAGTGAGCATCTGTACAGGGCCAGGAAACAACCATCCATGGGGATGTGCTCTCCCTCTCTT GCTGGGCATTTTCCTCCAATACGAAAGGGTACACCTGTCATTTTACAATGTGACCCAGGGCTGCCTGATCTATGCCTTTCCCCTGGTCACCTTCCAAGGTCCTCTCAGGCCTTTCTTCTCCCTTGGCCTGCTACAGGAGGAGAATCAGCCCAGCCCTCTCACCATCTGTCCACTGAGCCCTCATCCCTGA